From a region of the Methanolobus tindarius DSM 2278 genome:
- a CDS encoding DUF1059 domain-containing protein: MKIRMVKCNDIGIDGCNYMAIGNSLDEVEQNMFEHIDTEHKDILDNMSEHEVHHLKHRVSTFLGRSCGCGKHK; encoded by the coding sequence ATGAAAATTAGAATGGTTAAATGCAATGATATAGGAATCGATGGCTGTAACTATATGGCAATAGGAAATAGTCTTGATGAGGTTGAGCAGAATATGTTTGAGCATATTGATACTGAGCACAAGGATATACTCGATAATATGAGCGAGCATGAGGTCCACCATCTTAAACACCGGGTTTCCACTTTTCTTGGAAGAAGCTGCGGTTGTGGCAAACACAAATAA
- a CDS encoding NYN domain-containing protein has translation MDENGTHDRLAVLIDADNAQPSIIEGLMDEIAIYGIASVKRIYGDWTSPNLVSWKESLLEHSIQPIQQFAYTTGKNATDSSLIIDAMDLLYTEKLDGFCIVSSDSDFTRLSQRIRESGLKVYGFGEKKTPVAFISACDKFIFTENLRKEEASKSEVSESPKSEKNDIEKLRGNAKLMNHLRNAVEDSADEEGWAFLAEVGGNLIKRNPAFDPRNYGYKKLGELVEATNLFDIDRRTHGGSGKSVLIYVRDKRNRGKK, from the coding sequence ATGGACGAAAATGGAACACATGACAGACTTGCTGTACTGATTGATGCTGATAATGCTCAGCCTTCAATCATAGAAGGGTTGATGGATGAGATTGCGATATATGGTATTGCCAGTGTGAAGAGAATATATGGAGACTGGACATCTCCTAATCTGGTTTCATGGAAAGAGTCATTGCTTGAGCATTCTATCCAGCCGATACAGCAATTTGCATATACCACAGGAAAAAATGCAACTGACAGTTCACTAATTATTGATGCCATGGATCTGCTTTACACAGAGAAACTGGACGGATTCTGCATTGTTTCAAGTGATAGTGACTTTACCCGCCTGTCCCAGAGAATTAGAGAATCTGGACTAAAAGTATACGGTTTCGGTGAAAAGAAAACACCTGTAGCTTTTATTTCAGCCTGTGACAAGTTCATCTTTACTGAAAACCTGAGAAAAGAAGAAGCATCTAAATCTGAAGTTTCAGAATCCCCAAAATCAGAAAAAAATGATATTGAAAAACTTAGAGGAAATGCAAAACTTATGAATCACCTCAGAAATGCGGTCGAAGATTCTGCTGATGAAGAAGGATGGGCGTTCCTCGCAGAAGTCGGTGGAAATCTTATCAAACGCAATCCTGCCTTTGACCCGAGAAACTATGGTTACAAAAAACTTGGAGAACTCGTGGAAGCAACAAACCTATTCGACATCGACAGAAGGACGCATGGAGGTTCAGGAAAAAGTGTGTTGATATATGTGAGGGATAAGAGGAACAGAGGGAAGAAGTGA
- a CDS encoding putative ATP-dependent zinc protease, whose amino-acid sequence MKVNDMKAILKFSTREEAIFGKFDLPRDAFYPMILSLKVGGAWSYSTNDLKSISVMKVFTDYYKESKTGHTIEEVWLLLNPEWVSKEGIVHRLEKCGGKEERSLVTRPYSVTLRAERIIVASISTAKQKIFIKESTEKTVSFSGPSAFYAAHEMEHLDHVEIEGLPMWAFEYEKVKE is encoded by the coding sequence ATGAAGGTCAACGACATGAAAGCCATCCTCAAATTCAGTACAAGGGAAGAAGCAATATTTGGAAAATTCGACCTTCCCAGGGATGCATTTTATCCAATGATCCTTTCTTTGAAAGTTGGCGGTGCATGGAGCTATTCCACAAATGACCTGAAAAGCATCTCTGTGATGAAGGTCTTTACTGACTACTATAAGGAAAGCAAAACAGGCCATACTATTGAAGAAGTGTGGTTGTTGCTGAATCCCGAATGGGTATCAAAGGAAGGCATTGTTCACAGACTGGAAAAATGTGGTGGGAAGGAAGAGCGTTCCCTTGTCACAAGGCCTTATTCAGTTACACTCAGGGCTGAAAGGATAATAGTAGCTTCAATCAGCACAGCAAAACAGAAAATATTCATAAAAGAATCTACTGAAAAAACAGTATCATTCTCCGGCCCTTCCGCATTTTATGCTGCACATGAGATGGAACATCTGGATCATGTGGAAATAGAAGGCCTTCCTATGTGGGCTTTTGAATATGAAAAAGTAAAGGAATGA
- a CDS encoding tetratricopeptide repeat protein: MGMLDDVKSKKKQKAAENWIKMGDSAKTVDKQVEYYTKSLDIDPYSAEAWFKKGKALEKMGRFEEAKKSFDLAIEVDPDYQGLIGATAGSSASASSAPLVEDNVSEPETPAPVIEEQIVEEEIPSEPEPVTTEEPSDEGVSSYQTPVGDESIFSNVISGDEPDNGSPSYANEDYVEGQEELIEDLDAEPEPETFTTQDFGYESREEPEENVFGSGSVSTSEPEEHDVISGSPSVVERDEPSVFSSPEPVEEREDTFSSPSTPASQEPVSSYTAEENVIGRTEPETIRSEPASAPASTPVDASVPPVPEAPKRQAAGYDSSSSTITGSKPVAILGADLVDIRIPLNETLKFWAVGVVAMLIVLILSKIL, translated from the coding sequence ATGGGAATGTTAGATGACGTAAAATCAAAGAAAAAGCAGAAAGCTGCTGAGAACTGGATAAAAATGGGTGATTCAGCCAAAACGGTTGATAAACAGGTAGAATATTATACTAAATCACTGGATATCGATCCTTACAGTGCTGAAGCATGGTTCAAGAAAGGAAAAGCTCTTGAAAAAATGGGACGTTTTGAGGAAGCCAAAAAAAGCTTTGATCTTGCTATAGAGGTCGATCCGGACTATCAGGGTCTGATTGGTGCTACAGCCGGATCATCAGCCAGTGCGTCTTCAGCTCCTTTAGTGGAGGACAATGTTTCAGAGCCTGAGACTCCTGCACCGGTAATTGAAGAACAAATAGTGGAAGAAGAAATTCCTTCTGAACCTGAGCCAGTCACAACAGAAGAACCTTCTGATGAGGGTGTTTCATCATACCAGACACCTGTTGGTGACGAATCAATATTTAGCAATGTAATCTCAGGTGATGAGCCTGACAACGGCTCCCCTTCATATGCAAACGAAGATTATGTTGAAGGACAGGAAGAGCTCATCGAAGATCTCGATGCGGAACCTGAACCAGAAACATTTACCACACAGGACTTCGGGTATGAATCCCGCGAAGAACCAGAAGAGAACGTTTTTGGAAGCGGTTCAGTTTCAACATCAGAACCAGAAGAACATGATGTGATCTCAGGTTCCCCTTCAGTTGTCGAAAGAGATGAACCATCTGTATTCTCATCTCCCGAGCCTGTGGAAGAAAGGGAAGATACATTTTCATCTCCATCCACACCGGCATCGCAGGAACCTGTTTCATCTTACACCGCAGAAGAAAATGTAATTGGAAGAACCGAACCTGAAACAATAAGGTCTGAACCTGCAAGTGCTCCAGCAAGCACACCTGTGGATGCTTCAGTCCCTCCTGTCCCTGAAGCACCAAAAAGACAGGCAGCAGGATATGATTCATCTTCCAGCACCATAACAGGTTCTAAACCAGTTGCGATTTTAGGAGCTGATCTTGTGGATATAAGGATACCATTGAATGAAACTCTCAAATTCTGGGCAGTCGGCGTTGTAGCAATGCTAATTGTCCTGATTCTCTCCAAGATACTTTGA